A region of the Anaerolineae bacterium genome:
CACCACGATGGCGGCCCGCCGGCGCCGGCTGCGCAAACCGGTGGCGTTCAGCACCGAGTCGGAGAAGTGCAGGTAGACCGCCGGCAGTATGGCAATGCCCAGCCACTGGAAGCGCATCCAAGGGATGGCGCGGGGCAGATCGTCAATGAGCGAGACGATGACGTCGCCGGCATATACCACCGTGACGCATGTCAGGATGGCCCCGAAGGTCCGTGATACGGGGCTGGTCAGGTTGCGGCTGAAGATGTACGTCAGGAGCGAGAAGGCGATGATCAGGTCAACGATGGCAAAGATCAGGTCCCCGAACGAAAAGAACTGCGCCCAGTCCCACATATCGGCCCAACTGTCACCCTTCTAATAGAGATTCTCCGATCGCTCCAATGCGCCGGCGGACTACGATATGCGCCGGATGAAGAACAGCGCCACCTGCGCGGAGTAGTAGCGGTCGTGAAAACCGCAGAACTCCAGGCCCAGCTTGCGGTAAAAAGAAATGGCCGGCCAGCTCTGCGCCGGCGCCTCCGCCATGAGATACTGCAGGCGGCGCGTGCGCGCCCACTGCACCGCCGCGCCCAGCAGTCGCGTCCCCACACCCTGCTGACGATAGCCGTTCGCCACGATGAAATTGGTGATGCGTGCGGTGCTGTGCCATCCTTCCGCCCGCAGGTCCAGATAGCCGCACAACTGGCCGCCGGCCTCCGCCACCAGCAGGGCGTCCACTCCCCGCCAGATCTCAATGATGTCCTCTGGGGTGCGGGGATACGGCACGGTGACCGGCCGCGGCAGACGCACCTCGCTCAGGGTCAGCACGATCTGGCCCTGGGATTCCCGCCGGCTGATCTGCCAGATATGGTCGCTGACGCAACTGCCATCCATCTGCAGGCAGGCTTCCAGGTCTGCGCGCAGGGCATGGCGGATTTCGACGTTCAACGCGACCCTCCTCCGACGAACGCCTTGGTCCCGGGAACGGTAT
Encoded here:
- a CDS encoding GNAT family N-acetyltransferase — its product is MNVEIRHALRADLEACLQMDGSCVSDHIWQISRRESQGQIVLTLSEVRLPRPVTVPYPRTPEDIIEIWRGVDALLVAEAGGQLCGYLDLRAEGWHSTARITNFIVANGYRQQGVGTRLLGAAVQWARTRRLQYLMAEAPAQSWPAISFYRKLGLEFCGFHDRYYSAQVALFFIRRIS